From Woronichinia naegeliana WA131, the proteins below share one genomic window:
- a CDS encoding type II toxin-antitoxin system ParD family antitoxin, protein MNVSLTPELESFIQGKVNTGLYYSASEVVREGLRLLQERDQLQQLRLQELRQDIQVGLDSGDATPLDMQSVKAKARQHKQQKQV, encoded by the coding sequence ATGAACGTGTCTCTGACCCCTGAGCTAGAAAGCTTTATACAAGGAAAAGTCAACACTGGCTTATACTATTCTGCTAGTGAAGTTGTACGCGAAGGTTTGAGATTGTTGCAAGAACGGGATCAACTTCAGCAATTGCGTTTGCAAGAATTACGCCAAGATATTCAGGTAGGTTTAGATAGTGGTGATGCTACCCCTCTTGATATGCAGAGCGTGAAAGCAAAAGCACGGCAACACAAGCAACAGAAACAGGTGTAA
- a CDS encoding DUF4351 domain-containing protein: MNSQNDDYDSPWKEALTRYLPEFLDFYFPPAHQAIDWTQPHTFLDQELAQIVRDSELGRRRIDRLVQVTTLTSAIEWVYIHIEVQSQVDSDFAERLFTYNYRLYDRYHRPVATLAVLADEGLNWRPKGFSYNLFGSQMSLQFASVKILDYAPQLEELLENPNPFALVTAAHLLTQKTRKDVQARYAAKWQLAKLLYERDWGKQQIIDLFSVIDWLMTLPPELEKRLWTSISELERNIRMPYVTSVERIGIEQGIEQGIEQGIEQGIEQGEMMLLRRMLTKRFGDLPSAIEMRLSQASIADLELWGDRLLDAKTLAEVFN; this comes from the coding sequence ATGAATAGCCAAAACGACGACTACGATAGTCCTTGGAAAGAAGCCCTAACCCGTTATTTACCCGAATTTTTGGACTTCTACTTTCCCCCGGCCCATCAGGCGATCGACTGGACTCAACCCCACACCTTCCTCGATCAAGAACTCGCTCAAATTGTTCGAGATAGTGAACTCGGTAGAAGACGGATTGATCGCCTAGTCCAAGTTACCACCCTAACCTCGGCCATAGAATGGGTTTATATTCATATCGAAGTTCAAAGCCAAGTAGATTCAGACTTTGCCGAACGATTATTTACCTATAATTATCGTCTTTACGACCGTTATCATCGCCCCGTAGCGACCCTAGCCGTACTAGCTGATGAAGGCTTAAATTGGCGACCGAAGGGATTTAGTTACAATCTATTTGGGAGTCAGATGAGTTTGCAATTTGCCAGCGTTAAAATTCTTGACTACGCTCCCCAACTAGAAGAACTTCTAGAAAATCCTAATCCTTTTGCTTTAGTGACAGCCGCTCATTTGCTAACTCAAAAAACCCGTAAAGATGTGCAAGCGCGTTATGCGGCAAAATGGCAACTGGCTAAGTTATTATACGAAAGGGATTGGGGTAAACAGCAGATTATTGACTTATTTTCGGTGATTGATTGGCTGATGACCTTACCGCCCGAATTAGAAAAACGACTCTGGACTTCAATTAGTGAATTAGAGAGGAATATCAGAATGCCCTACGTTACATCAGTAGAACGAATTGGCATCGAACAAGGCATTGAACAAGGCATTGAACAAGGCATTGAACAAGGTATCGAACAGGGTGAAATGATGCTATTACGTCGGATGTTGACGAAGCGTTTCGGTGATTTACCTTCAGCAATAGAGATGCGTTTGAGCCAAGCTTCGATCGCCGATTTAGAGTTATGGGGCGATCGCCTTTTAGATGCCAAAACTTTAGCTGAAGTATTTAATTAA
- a CDS encoding type II toxin-antitoxin system ParD family antitoxin, with product MEILLNPESQKFIQKQLEVGKYRNHDEAINVALFLLEKLDREYTEWLEETRQKVAIGIAQLERGESLDAEQVVEGILDKFRETKETAK from the coding sequence ATGGAAATTTTACTAAACCCAGAAAGTCAAAAATTTATCCAGAAGCAATTAGAAGTAGGAAAGTATCGCAACCATGACGAAGCCATCAACGTGGCCCTTTTTTTGCTAGAAAAACTTGATCGAGAATATACAGAATGGCTAGAAGAAACTCGCCAAAAGGTTGCCATCGGCATAGCTCAACTAGAACGAGGTGAGAGCCTTGATGCGGAACAGGTAGTCGAAGGGATTCTTGACAAGTTTCGTGAAACTAAGGAGACGGCTAAGTGA
- a CDS encoding type II toxin-antitoxin system RelE/ParE family toxin has translation MIRPQISKAACQDLDAIAEYFLIRNIDAGEKFFQEFNQKCKYLVNFPFIGRSYASISNGLRGLPIQGYIILCLVTKDN, from the coding sequence GTGATTCGTCCACAAATCTCTAAAGCCGCTTGTCAAGACTTGGATGCGATCGCTGAATATTTTCTGATAAGAAATATAGATGCAGGAGAAAAATTTTTTCAAGAATTTAATCAAAAATGCAAGTATCTTGTTAACTTCCCTTTTATCGGAAGGAGTTACGCTTCAATTAGCAATGGATTAAGAGGATTACCAATACAAGGATATATTATCCTTTGCCTTGTTACCAAAGATAATTAA
- the pyrE gene encoding orotate phosphoribosyltransferase — protein sequence MTSDPLSPLSLATAHLSALRHHLLTLFASLAYQEGDFVLSSGQPSPYYINGKKVTLTAEGALAVGRLLLAELPPTAIAVAGLTLGADPLVTAVSVVSAYENRPVAALIIRKEAKGHGTKAYIEGPNLPAGTHVVVLEDVVTTGKSAMLAVERLRDAGYQVNEVITLVDREQGGAEFYRSKDLTFRALFSITEIQAIARDLYS from the coding sequence ATGACCTCTGATCCGCTCTCTCCTCTCTCTTTAGCAACTGCCCATCTGTCGGCCCTCCGTCATCATCTTCTGACCCTTTTCGCCAGTTTGGCCTATCAAGAGGGGGATTTTGTTTTGTCCTCCGGTCAGCCGAGTCCCTACTATATCAACGGCAAAAAAGTTACTCTTACCGCAGAGGGGGCTTTGGCAGTCGGTCGTTTGCTCTTAGCTGAATTACCTCCAACGGCGATCGCGGTAGCTGGTCTAACCTTGGGGGCCGATCCGCTGGTGACAGCCGTCAGTGTGGTTTCTGCCTACGAAAACCGTCCTGTGGCTGCTCTGATTATTCGCAAAGAGGCGAAGGGTCATGGAACTAAAGCTTACATTGAAGGCCCCAATCTTCCTGCCGGTACCCATGTTGTCGTACTAGAAGATGTGGTAACAACGGGCAAATCGGCCATGTTAGCGGTCGAGCGTCTCCGTGATGCGGGCTATCAAGTCAATGAAGTGATTACTTTGGTAGATCGAGAACAGGGAGGGGCTGAATTTTACCGTTCCAAGGATTTAACATTTCGCGCACTTTTCTCCATTACCGAGATTCAGGCGATCGCCAGGGATCTGTACTCATAA
- a CDS encoding type II toxin-antitoxin system HicA family toxin, translating to MAKSFTPELKKRLLEANCYFERAGKGDHEIWYSPITNRRFVVDNSIKSRHTANAVLKQAGLAKIF from the coding sequence ATGGCAAAATCTTTTACACCTGAGTTAAAAAAACGATTATTAGAGGCAAATTGCTATTTTGAAAGAGCAGGGAAAGGTGATCATGAAATTTGGTATAGTCCGATCACTAATCGTCGTTTTGTTGTTGATAATTCGATCAAGTCCCGTCACACAGCTAATGCTGTTTTAAAACAAGCTGGACTAGCAAAAATATTTTAA
- a CDS encoding type II toxin-antitoxin system RelE/ParE family toxin — translation MPDLRSFPIDNYVVFYQQIEDGIDVIRLLHGSRDMEEVFKQN, via the coding sequence TTGCCAGATTTACGGAGTTTTCCCATTGATAATTATGTTGTCTTTTATCAACAGATTGAGGATGGAATTGATGTGATTCGATTGCTTCATGGTTCAAGAGATATGGAGGAAGTATTTAAACAAAATTAA